In Magnolia sinica isolate HGM2019 chromosome 12, MsV1, whole genome shotgun sequence, a single genomic region encodes these proteins:
- the LOC131221790 gene encoding acid phosphatase 1-like: MGDLRVHGISCTSWRLAVETNNISDWITVPQSCKDYVGHYMLCHLYGEDSNEVADTAATYAANLTLGGDGKEIWVFVVDETVLSNILYYAQQGFGAELYDNSLFHDNGDDGGMV, translated from the coding sequence ATGGGGGATCTCCGTGTCCATGGGATCTCATGCACGAGCTGGAGGCTAGCGGTGGAGACTAACAATATCAGCGATTGGATAACGGTCCCACAATCTTGCAAGGACTACGTGGGCCACTACATGTTGTGTCATCTATACGGTGAGGACTCCAACGAGGTTGCTGACACCGCAGCGACCTACGCTGCTAATCTTACGCTAGGAGGTGATGGAAAGGAGATATGGGTGTTCGTCGTTGATGAAACCGTGCTCTCTAACATACTGTACTATGCTCAACAAGGATTTGGGGCTGAGCTGTACGATAATTCCTTATTCCATGATAATGGTGATGATGGTGGGATGGtctaa